In Haliaeetus albicilla chromosome 2, bHalAlb1.1, whole genome shotgun sequence, a single genomic region encodes these proteins:
- the EOMES gene encoding eomesodermin homolog yields MQLGEPLLAAAGALPGAPFYPLEGGGRGGGAGAGAGAGGGSRGPPRPGSPPRLDLDKTPKKFAAAPAMLGEAEAGEPPFAAPKPDGRKATPCGEEELPPAAARYSMDSLSPERYYLQSPGPPGAELGGPCALFPYPPPAQHGTVYQPPGGPRYPYGSVLSPGGFAGAVCPPGGRAQFGGGGGYQYGQAAAGGTLYGPYPAASGSCGGLGALGVPAAGPGLRAQVFLCNRPLWLKFHRHQTEMIITKQGRRMFPFLSFNITGLNPTAHYNVFVEVVLADPNHWRFQGGKWVTCGKADNNMQGNKVYVHPESPNTGAHWMRQEISFGKLKLTNNKGANNNNAQMIVLQSLHKYQPRLHIVEVTEDGVEDLNDSSKTQTFIFPETQFIAVTAYQNTDITQLKIDHNPFAKGFRDNYDSMYTASENDRLTPSPTDSPRSHQIVPGARYSVQPFFQEQFVNNLPPARFYNGERTVPQTNGLLSPQQNEEVASPPQRWFVTPVQQPSANKLDMNSYETEYSPSTLLPYSIKSLPLQTSHALGYYPDPTFPSMAGWGSRGSYQRKMTTGLPWTSRTSPPGFSEDQLSKEKVKEEIGSSWIETPPSIKSLDSNDSGVYTGACKRRRLSPSTSSNENSPTMKCEDINAEDYSKDTSKGMGYYAFYTSS; encoded by the exons ATGCAGCTGGGCGAGCCGctgctggcggcggcgggggccctGCCGGGCGCCCCCTTCTACCCGCTGGAGGGCGGCGgacgcggcggcggggcgggagcgggagctggggccggcggcgggtcccgCGGGCCGCCCCGGCCGGGCTCGCCGCCGCGCCTCGACCTGGACAAGACGCCCAAGAAGTTCGCGGCGGCCCCGGCCATGCTGGGCGAGGCGGAGGCCGGCGAGCCGCCCTTCGCCGCCCCCAAGCCGGACGGCCGCAAGGCCACCCCCTGCGGGGAGGAGGAGCtgcccccggccgccgcccgctACTCCATGGACAGCCTCAGCCCCGAGCGCTACTACCTGCAGTCCCCCGGGCCGCCGGGGGCCGAGCTGGGGGGGCCCTGCGCCCTCTTCCCCTACCCGCCGCCGGCGCAGCACGGTACCGTCTACCAGCCGCCCGGCGGGCCGCGCTACCCCTACGGCTCGGTCCTGTCGCCGGGCGGCTTCGCGGGCGCCGTCTGCCCGCCCGGCGGCCGGGCGCAgttcggcggcggcggcgggtaccAGTACGGGCAGGCGGCGGCCGGCGGAACCCTCTACGGCCCGTACCCGGCGGCGTCGGGCTCCTGCGGCGGGCTAGGGGCGCTGGGGGTGCCGGCCGCCGGCCCGGGGCTGCGGGCGCAGGTCTTCCTCTGCAACCGGCCCCTCTGGCTCAAGTTCCACCGGCACCAGACGGAGATGATCATCACCAAGCAGGGCCG gaggatGTTTCCTTTCCTGAGCTTTAACATCACCGGCCTCAACCCCACGGCCCACTACAACGTCTTCGTGGAGGTAGTGCTGGCGGACCCCAACCACTGGCGTTTCCAGGGGGGCAAGTGGGTGACCTGCGGCAAAGCCGACAACAACATGCAAG GCAACAAGGTGTACGTCCACCCTGAGTCGCCCAACACTGGGGCTCACTGGATGAGGCAGGAGATTTCTTTCGGGAAACTGAAGCTAACGAACAATAAAGGTGCTAACAACAACAACGCGCAG ATGATAGTACTGCAATCTCTACATAAGTACCAGCCCCGGCTTCACATTGTGGAAGTGACTGAAGATGGTGTTGAAGATCTGAATGACTCCTCAAAGactcaaacatttattttccctgAAACGCAGTTCATAGCAGTTACAGCGTATCAAAACACTGAT ATTACCCAGCTCAAAATTGACCATAATCCTTTTGCAAAAGGTTTCAGAGACAACTATGACTC CATGTACACAGCTTCAGAAAATGACAGATTAACTCCATCTCCCACGGATTCTCCTAGATCCCACCAGATTGTTCCTGGTGCCCGATACAGCGTGCAACCGTTCTTCCAAGAACAGTTTGTCAACAACCTGCCCCCAGCCAGGTTTTACAATGGTGAGAGAACCGTCCCTCAGACAAACGGCTTGCTCTCCCCTCAGCAGAATGAAGAGGTGGCCAGCCCTCCCCAGCGGTGGTTTGTTACACCTGTACAGCAGCCCAGTGCCAACAAACTGGACATGAACTCTTATGAGACGGAGTATTCTCCTAGCACCTTGCTCCCTTACAGCATTAAATCCCTCCCCCTTCAGACATCCCATGCTCTGGGATACTACCCTGACCCGACATTTCCATCCATGgcaggctgggggagcaggggctcTTACCAGCGAAAAATGACAACAGGATTACCTTGGACCTCCAGAACAAGTCCTCCAGGTTTCTCTGAAGACCAGCTTTCCAAGGAGAAGGTGAAAGAAGAAATTGGCTCATCCTGGATAGAGACTCCACCCTCCATAAAGTCTCTAGATTCAAATGATTCTGGGGTCTACACGGGTGCTTGTAAGAGAAGACGGCTCTCCCCTAGCACTTCCAGCAATGAAAATTCCCCGACTATGAAATGTGAGGACATTAATGCTGAGGACTATAGCAAGGACACTTCAAAAGGCATGGGCTACTACGCATTCTATACTAGTTCTTAA